TCCCGTGATGATGGAACGGCTGAAAGGGCCGTTCGAAGCTCAGTCGATCAAGCTGAAAACCACCGAACCGCCGACCAAGAAAGATGCGCTTCAGACTTCCGCGTTTGAAAGAGGCGAGATTGTTCGCGAAGCGCTTCTCATGCCCAAAAAAGCGATTGTCACCAACATCTTAATCTCCCTGAATTTGCTGATATTCGCTCTCTGTCTAGCCCAATGCTTCCGTTGGGAAATTTCGCCGGTGAAATTTCTTTTCTCCGGAGATTTCGAGGTTATTCGCCGGATGGGGGGATTAACCGCCATGGAGATAGCCCGGGATCATTGGACGGGGCTGTTTACCTATGCTTTTCTGCACTTTGGAATTCTACACCTGGGCGTGAATATGTATTCTCTCTATCTGCTCGGCCGGTTTCTCGAGACAGCCTGGGGTTCAGGGCGGTTTCTAATCATTTACATGCTGTCGATACTGGGGGGCTCCACCGCCAGTCTGATTTTCGAACCGGGAACACCCGCTGTTCCGACTCTACTGGCCGGTGCCTCGGGTGCCATCTGGGGATTGAGCATTTCCTACATCGTCTGGCTCGTCTGGAACCGCACCTTTATTCCGCCGAATATCTACCGGGAATCGGTTCAGAATTTTATGATTGCGATGGTATTGAATCTGGGAATAAGTTACCTGCCGCATATCAGTCTCGCCTGCCATCTGGGGGGTGGAGTGATGGGAGGAATCGCCGCGACCTTGCTCTATCTGCACTGGCATTACTCTCCTTCCTGGAAATCGTTTGCGTTCGCCATGCTCTCCCTACTGCCCGTGTTCTGCATCTCATTTATTTTGAATCAGATGAAGAATTCGCCCGATTGGATTGCGATTATGGATGTGGCCAAGCTCTTAAATTAATCGGGATTCGCATTTTTCAAAAGTGGCCCGGAGCAGGTCCTTAAAGGCATCAATTGCGAGCCCTGCTGCGTCCATTCGATCTGCTGAATAGATAAGGCTTTGCCCGTATTTTCATCAATTTCCAGGAGAACGCCATTCATTCTCGGGTCCTCCTCTTCCACGTCGAAATTCGTCGGGATCATGTTCAACGCGTGCTCGACGATCGGTTTCGCCTTCCGTCCCAGAATCCCGGCGTGTCCGCCAGTCATTCCGACATCGCTGATGTACGCCGTGCCTTCCGGGGTCACCTGGGCATCGGCGGTCACCACATGGGTGTGCGTTCCGACAATTGCGGAAACCCGGCCGGCAAAGTAGTGTCGGGCCTGGTATTTTTCGCCCGTGGCCTCGGCATGAAAATCGACCAGAATATTGGTGGTTTGCTTGCGGATTTCCGGAAGCAGTAGATCCAGCGTTCGCAGCGGGCAATCGACCGCCTTCATGAAGAGTCGTCCCAAGAGCGAAACGATCGCCAGGGAATGACCTCGTTCGTTTTTCAAAACGGCGAAGTTCTTTCCTGGGGCATCACTGGGGAAGTTGGCGGGTTTGACCACCGGTTCGCCAGAAGTGAGAATCGGCAGAATATCCGGACGGCGAAAAACGTGATCGCCCATCGTCAGACCATCGACACCGGCCCGACGAAGAGCGTGAAAATTGCTGGGATACATTCCGGAACCGGAGGCGACATTCTCGGCGTTGGCAATCACGAAATCGAGAGACTGCTCCGCTCGGAGCGCCGGGACGGCTTGTTTGATCAACTTGAGTCCCGGCGTACCCACGATGTCGCCGATGAAAAGGAGTCGCATGACCCAATCCGGAGTTAGCGGGCAATTTCGATGAAGCGCTGCTCTCGAACGACAGTCACCTTGATTTCGCCCGGGTAGTCGAGCTGCTCTTCTATCGATTTAGCGATTTCGCGGCAAATCCTCAGACTATCCGCATCGTTGATCTGGTTCGCGTTGGCGACGACCCGCAGTTCCCGACCTGCTTGAATGGCAAAGGCCTGTTCAATTCCCGGAAATCCGCAGGCGATGGCTTCCAACTGCTCCAATCGCTTGACATACTTCTCCAGCGTCTCGCGACGTGCCCCCGGACGACTGGCGCTGATGGCATCGGCGGCCGCCACAATCACGGTGTAGATGTGATCGACGGTAATATCGTCGTGATGGCCGATAATCGCGTGCAGGACGTCCTTATTCGTTTCGCCGTACCTTTTGGCCAGTTCGGCGCCGATTTTCGGGTGCCCGCCTTCCATTTCATGATCGGCTGCTTTACCGATATCGTGCAGGAGCGCGCAACGGCGCGCCAGCTTGGAGTCCAACCCGAGTTCCGCCGCCATCATGCCGGAAAGATGGCACACTTCGAGGCTATGTTGCAGCACATTCTGACTGTAGCTGGTCCGGAATTTCAAGCGGCCGAGCAAGTGTACCAATTTTTCGTGAACGTGGCCCACGTCGGCATCCACGACGGCTTTTCGGCCGATTTCGTTGATGTGCTTCTCCATCTCCTGCTGCGTTTCCAGAACGACTTCTTCGATCCGAGTGGGATGAATCCGACCATCCTGAATCAGCTTCGCCAATGCCAGACGAGCCGTCTCGCGGCGGATATTGTCGAAAGCGCTGACGATGACTACCCCAGGCGTGTCGTCGACGATCACATCGACGCCAGTGACTTTTTCGAAGGTCCGAATATTGCGACCCTCGCGGCCGATGATTCGCCCCTTCACGTCATCGCTGGGGATATCGACGGTACTGACGGTGGTTTCCGCGGTGTGCTGGGCGGCATAGCGTTGAATCGCAGAAGCCAGGATTTCGCGAGACTTCTGGTCGGTAATCGATTTGAGCCCTTCTTCGTGCTTGCGAATTCTCTCGCCAATCTCTCCGGAAAGCTCCTCTTCGACCCGGGCCATCAGAAGCTTCTCGGCGTCTTCCCGGCTCATACCGGTAATCTGGGAAAGAAGCTTCTTCTGCTCGGTGAGGGTCACTTCCAGATCGTTCGACTGCTTGTCCAGAACCTCCTGCTTTTCAGCGAGTTTCTTCTGGCTTTTTTCCAGATCCCGTTCTTTTTTCTGAATCTGGGTCTGCCGCTGTTCGAGGTTGTCTTCTTTTTTCTCCAGTTTGCGTTCGAGATCGCGGAGATCGGTCCGCATCTTCTCGGTTTCGCGATTGAATTCGTCGCGCTTCTGGAAATATTCGTCTTTGACGCGCAGCTCGGCTTCCTTCCGAATGCGATTGGCATCCTGGTCGGCTCGGCCGCGAATTTCCTGGGCTTCCTCCTCGGCTTTCTGCCGGGCGACCAAACCCAGATTTTCCTGTTGGGTGGCGATGCCAGACATCTTCTTTTTGGTGAAGAAATGTCCAACGGTGACGCCGACGATCAGAGCCAACAGACCCGCCAGTCCAATTGACGGGAAATCAATTTCCGCTGTCAGTCCAATTGACGCGAGAAACACAAAGTGCCTCCTAATCCATCACTGGAAGAAGGTACGCTATTAGACAGGTCGATGTCCTTTTAGAACGACAGGAGAGCGATTTTTGGAGAGTGGTCTTCGCTCGCTTTGGAAACACCCCGATCCATCACTGTGAGAGACTTGGTAGTTAAGTCGTCTAATGGCATAGAAGGTAATTCTTCGATGGAATGAGGGGTTGTTTTTCCCGGAAAAACCTGCCGGTACCGGCACTGTTTCTCCGAAATAAGACCGCGCCCTCATTCGTAAATTCGAAATAGACCCGTTCAAAAGACGCAGACAGGCCAGGCATAACACCAGTGTCAGAAGGAGTGTCAGCAAAAGTTCTAAATACAGCACGACATGCATACGCGCACAGTTAGTCCAATGAATAATATATGGACGGCAGGGGCCATATTTTCGACGAGCAACCTGCGATCCAAATTTGAAAATCAAATTATTTTGCTATTATGAGATGCGCCGGGGGGGGTGGTCAACGAAAAAAGCGAGGGAAAGCCTCGCTTCGTTCATAAATTCCACTTGAGTTGCGCTTTTTAAGACCGCAAGCTGAAATAGAAGGACACCATACCCGTCAGAATGCTTTGCCAGAGCAGCAGATTAATTTCCTGGACAATATGCGGCATGATCAGGCATTGGATGATGACTTCCGCCGTCATACCGATGGCTGAAACGATCGATAACCAGGCCATGATGGTTTGCAGAAACGGCGACCTGGAACTCGGTAACGGCCTCAGCAGGATTCCCAGCAAAAAGCCGATCCCCGTCGACAGGAGAAACTGGGGGAAATAGGGAATCTGATCGGAGCTCGGCGTCAATCGCGACCAGAGTCGATCGCTGTCGAATTGGTACTGATAAACCAGAATTCCGATGGTTCCCCCCAGCAATAGAAAGCGAATTACCCCACGCGGAAGATAAAGCGGATTTCCCAATCCCTTGGCGTAGGCGATTGTACTCCCATGCGAGATGAAGAAAATCATCACCATCGCCAGTAAAAAGTACAGATTGAGAGGCACGCTCGTCGTAACATTCTGAGGTAGACTCAGAAGTACCCAAAGTTGAACGGTAATCAGAATGCTGAGAATGGCGCGCACGCTACCCGGGGGTAAACCCAGCGGCGGTCTCAAGTCATCATCGTCCGGTACATCTTTCATGGTGTTCTCCTGAAGTGCTATTCGATCAGTTCCGGATCCAAATTTGGGAAATTCTCGCCGGGGTTTCAAACAATTTTAGGGGATTAACGGCAAAACGCCTTGACGATATTAGCACGAGCATTAGAAATAATGGTTCTTCGAATTTGAAACGGAGCTGAGCTTTTATGTCTACATATATGGCAAATGAGGCCAACACTACCCAGGCGTGGTTTGTGATTGACGCCACCGACAAAGTAGTCGGTCGTCTTGCCGTCCAGATTGCCACGATTTTGCGTGGGAAACACAAGCCCACCTATACGCCGCATTGCGACACGGGCGATTTCATCATCGTTCTAAACGTCGATAAGATTAAATTCACCGGCAACAAGTGGGAAAGCAAGTCCTATCAGACTTACAGCCACTATGCCGGTGGCCTCAAGATCACCAGCGCCAAAGAGATGCTGGCCAAGAAGCCGGATGAGATCCTTTATCAGGCAGTCAAGCGGATGGTTCCCCGAACCAAGTTAGGCCGCGCTCAGATGTCCAAGCTGAAATTGTACGTGGGCTCGGAGCATCCTCACCAAGCCCAGAAACCCGTTGAACTCAAGGTTAGCTGATCCTTTAAACACACCGGCCCGAACGCCGATCTCAGGGAATTATAACTGATGGCTGCAACGAAAGATTATGTGGGCACTGGTCGACGGAAGTCCTCGGTTGCCCGTGTTCGCATCAAGGAAGGCAGTGGCAAGATCCAGGTTAACGGCCGACAGCTCGATCACTTCTTTACCGAAGAAAAAGATCGTAACGCTGTCACCGGCCCCCTGGTTCTCACGGACTTGGCCAACCGCGTGGATGTAACCATCACCGTTAACGGCGGCGGCATCACGGGACAGGCGGGCGCTGCCTCTCAAGGCGTGGCCCGAGCACTGAAGACCATGTTTGGCCCGGCACCCACTACCGCCGACGAACCGGAAACGGAAAGCAGTGGAATTGCCAAAAAGCTCCGAGATTCCGGCTACCTCACCCGCGACAGCCGCATGAAAGAACGCAAGAAGTACGGCCGCAAGGGCGCCCGCAAGAGCTTCCAGTTCTCCAAGCGTTAATCTGCTTGCCAGTACAGAACCCTATCGCCACGCCGCGTCCTTAAATACGCGGCGTGTTTCTTTTTGAATTAAGATTAATCAATTACAAATTCGAAATACTTAATTTTAATCATATAAATTGCTTGAAATATCAACATTTTCGTCCCACATCTTGAATATTAGCAAATTAAATTTACAAGAATAGAAGATAACTAATCGCCGTAACGTTTAAAGGATCAGGACTTAGCAAATGGGCAAGAAGATTGAAGCAGGAGAAAAAGGAATGAAGAAGTCAGAAGCATTTCGATTAGCGGTAGAAGCATTGGGGATTGAAGCCCCCATCGGCGATATCGTTGATCACATGAAAGAAAAGTTCAATGTCGAAATCGACAAGAACATGGCATCGACCTACCGCTCCAACTTCAAAAAGAAGTTGGGCGTCAGCGGCACGCTGCGTAAACCTGCCGCCAAATCGAGCACGAACTCCAACGATGCTCTCGATTTCATGACCACGATTCGCGATTGGGAACGCAAACTCAGCCCCGAAATGATTCAGAAACTGGTCAACGTCATGTATCAGGGCTAATAATCGGTTCGCCTTCGCCCCACCCGCCTTCTCTCGCCGAAGTCTTCCCGTAGAATCGTCTTTGCCCCTGTAGGAACTTGAGATGATGCGACTTCTAACCCTTTTACTGGGAATAGTATCTATCACTTCCGGTTGTGGTAAAGACTCGGCGAATACACCCCGAGTTCCCGACTCCTATCCGGTACGGCAGGATTATCTGGTCGTCGCGCCTCCCAAGGCGACGGCTACCAAAGCCTACGAACCCGGCTATCCTCCTCTGAAGTCGCTCGACTTGCCGGATAGCCAGAAAGATACGGATCAGAAAGCTTTCGCCGCCGAACTTGAGAGCAAGAACATCGTGAAATGTTCTTCCATCGGGTTGGAAGAAAAGAAAGCCTTCGAAAAAGGACTCACCGCTTTATTCGGAACACCCGCAAGTCCGAAAATTGAACCATTAACGACCGATGTCGACAACGCGGCCGGGGATTTGAAACTCTCCCCCAATATGCTCGCCGCGGGTGGCGAACTCTTCCGGAAAAATTGCCTCCAGTGCCACGGTTTGACGGGTAACGGCAATGGACCAGTCGGTGCTTATCTGTTCCCCATGCCGCGCGATTACCGCCAGGGGCTCTTTAAATTCCTCACCACGGAACCCAATCCCGAAGGCACCAAACCCAGTCGACATGACCTGTTTAATACGATCTGGCGCGGCCTGCCGGGATCGGGAATGACGAGTTTCTCCGGCCTGCGACCGGAAGAAGTGGAAAGCCTGATCAGTCACGTCATCTATCTCGCCATTCGGGGAGAAGTGGAATACCAGACCATGAAAATGACGATCAAATTCGGTCTGGAAGCGGAAGACATCGAGTCGGAATTGAAGAAACAGACTCAGAAAATTGTTAAAATCTGGCACGATTCGCAAAAGCGCAGAATCGTGCCGGCTCCCAACCCGTACGTCACTGAAGAGCAGCAACTCGCCGCGGCCGCCGCGGGGGCTAAGCTGTTCCTCGACGGCCAGCAAGGGGCTTGCACCACCTGCCACGTCAATTACGGTCGCAATGCACTTTACCAGTATGATGCCTGGGGTACCATGGTAAGGCCTCGTAACCTCACGGTAGCGACTTACCGGGTCAGCACTGCACCGGAAGCCATCTACGCCCGCGTCTACGGTGGCATTCAAGGAAGCGGGATGCCCAGTCACGCTCACTTAATGCCCAAGCCGGGAGACAAAGATAATAAAATCTGGCAGTTGGTCTACTTTGTAAATGCCATCTCAAATCCCGATCTCCGTCAGAGATTGATGGATGAATTCCAGGTCAATCTCGATTGATCAGGGTAATTCGATTTTTTGAAATTTGAACTTTACCGGAACTTCAATCCAGGTTCCGGGATACTTATATTCCAGCGACCAACCCAGTAGCGAATTAATCTTTAAACCTTTCTTTTCGTCCTCTTCAAATCGATAGACAAAACGCCCATCGGCTTCTTCGAATCCTCGCGCCGGGAACCGCTTTCCCTCTGGGGAGATCAAACTCGCGGAGTGATATGCGAACCGATCTCTTTCAAAGCTTTCAAATTCAGCAAAATTGGTAGCCTTATATCGGGTCGTGATCGTCGCCGACCAAAACCGGCCATCTTTTTTCAGGCCCTGAAACTCCACGACCGATTCCGCCTGCTCCAGAGTTCTGCTCTTCTGCAGTTCCTGGAATTTTTCCGTTTTGAGTTCCGGACACAGGGTGATATTAACTTTCCCCTCCAAGGCCGTAATCGAGTGAGAAGTTCGGGGAATCGAGTAAATGGGAAGAACCAGCGTGGCAAAATTGCCCCGGGAGGCCGTCCGCACGCGGTTCTCCCGCGGCTGATATTTATTTTTGAGATCATCCATAAATTCCGAAATCTGCGGTTGCACATCGCAGCGGCATACAGAAAAGCGCGGCTCCCAGGCCAGTTGAAACTGGAAGCTGGTCTTCTTCTCTCCGGTCCGGAAATCGCTTTCGGCCCGGACGTCCCGCAGTTCGACCCGGAAAGGCCCATCCACGGACAATTTTGGGGTTTTCAGCTGATGAGAAGTCAATCGCCAATCCAGCCCATTAACAGGAATTTCTATTACGCTGTTGGTAAGGTGTCCCAGTCGTTCAATGGCATTCCAAAAAGTCTCTTTGGAGTTCGTTGCAGCCCCGTTTACCGGCATAGGCGTTAAAATTCCACCAATCCTTACTTTTGTCTGCTTTTCAATTGCCTGAGAAATGGACTGGGCATCTTCAAAACGGGCTTCGATCTGCGTCGCTTGCAGGCGTGGATCCTCTGCCCGACAGTTTCCGAGCCCCAAACCCATAAAGACCACTAGAGCTAATTTCCGCACGGTTATCCTTCGTCGGGGGAATTTGCCGGTTTTTTCTTCGCTACGCCGCTGGAGTTTCCTAGCCAATGTCACTCCACAACGCTAATTTAACTAAGTAGGAAACTGGCGTGAACCGGCGTCTTCGAACTGCTTGATGAACCACTCCTTCGATCTCGCAACGCTTTCCAGCTTCCGTATCCTTCAAATACATCTTAATGCATTCAGGTCGGGAGTAATAGTACTATGAGCTCTGGCATTATTGCCGAACGAAACGTGTCGGTCCAGGATAAGCTTGATGTCGACCCGCTCGAAACCGCAGAGTGGATAGATTCGCTGGAAGCGGTCGTCAAAACGCAAGGTCCGGATCGCGCTCGATTTCTGATTGAAATGCTGATCGCCCGGGCCGACCGCTCCGGCACGAAATTGACCAGCGGTATCACCACTCCCTACCTCAACACTATTCCCACCGAAGAAGAACCGACCTTCCCGGGGGATCGCGAACTCGAGCGAAAAATCAAAAGTGCTATCCGCTGGAACGCGATGGCCATGGTCAACCGAGCTTACAATCGCAAAACCGGCGTTGGCGGCCACATTGCCACCTTCGCTTCCGCGGCCACGCTCTACGAGATCGGCTTCAACCACTTTTTCCGGGGCCGAACCGATTCGCAACTGGGGGACATCGTTTATTTCCAGGGACACGCCAGTCCCGGGATGTACTCTCGTGCGTTCGTGGAAGGCCGCTTGTCCGACAAGCAATTGGATAACTTCCGTCAGGAACTGCAACCGGGCGGCGGTCTGAGCAGCTACCCTCACCCCTGGCTGATGCCCGATTTCTGGCAGTACCCGACCGTGAGCATGGGATTAGGCCCCATCATGTCGATTTATCAGGCCCGATACGCCCGCTATCTGGTGGATCGCAGCCTTTGCAAATCCTCCGATGTAAAAATCTGGGCGTTCCTGGGTGACGGTGAGTGCGATGAACCCGAAACCCTCGGCAACATCTCGTTGGCCGGCCGGGAGAAACTCGATAACCTCATCTGGGTCATTAACTGCAATCTGCAACGACTCGATGGACCGGTTCGCGGCAATGGCAAGATCATCCAGGAACTGGAAGGCATCTTCCGCGGTGCCGGCTGGAACGTGATTAAAGTGATCTGGGGCTCCGGTTGGGATCCGATTCTCAAGAAAGATAAGACCGGTGCTTTGGCTCGCCGCATGGCGGAAGTGGTGGATGGGGAATACCAGTCCTACATCGTAAAAGGCGGGGCTTTCATCCGCGAACACTTCTTCAATTCTCCCGAATTGAAGCGGCTTGTCGAACACCTGACCGATGATCAACTGGAAGATCTTCCCCGTGGCGGACACGATCCTGTTAAAGTCTACGCCGCGTATAAAAAAGCTTACGATCATCGGGGCCAGCCTTCGGTTATTCTGGTCAAGACGGTCAAAGGTTATGAGATCCCCGGTGATGGTGGCGAAGGGAAAAATACCACGCATCAGAAGAAAGATCTCAGCGTCTCCCAGATGAAGACCATGCGGGATCGATTCTCGATTCCGATTTCGGACGACAAGATTAGCGATTGCCCCTACTACATTCCGCCCGCCGATAGTCCCGAAATCAAATATCTTCACGAACAACGCCGCAAACTTGGCGGTTATCAGCCCTCCCGCA
The genomic region above belongs to Telmatocola sphagniphila and contains:
- a CDS encoding rhomboid family intramembrane serine protease, which gives rise to MTESESKALTCESLLREIAASNPPPWYPRVFVSQHSVDRQKLDELLTELRLSGIIQLTEWQKEFGQGYRITAYGNEVLGNPVMMERLKGPFEAQSIKLKTTEPPTKKDALQTSAFERGEIVREALLMPKKAIVTNILISLNLLIFALCLAQCFRWEISPVKFLFSGDFEVIRRMGGLTAMEIARDHWTGLFTYAFLHFGILHLGVNMYSLYLLGRFLETAWGSGRFLIIYMLSILGGSTASLIFEPGTPAVPTLLAGASGAIWGLSISYIVWLVWNRTFIPPNIYRESVQNFMIAMVLNLGISYLPHISLACHLGGGVMGGIAATLLYLHWHYSPSWKSFAFAMLSLLPVFCISFILNQMKNSPDWIAIMDVAKLLN
- a CDS encoding TIGR00282 family metallophosphoesterase, translating into MRLLFIGDIVGTPGLKLIKQAVPALRAEQSLDFVIANAENVASGSGMYPSNFHALRRAGVDGLTMGDHVFRRPDILPILTSGEPVVKPANFPSDAPGKNFAVLKNERGHSLAIVSLLGRLFMKAVDCPLRTLDLLLPEIRKQTTNILVDFHAEATGEKYQARHYFAGRVSAIVGTHTHVVTADAQVTPEGTAYISDVGMTGGHAGILGRKAKPIVEHALNMIPTNFDVEEEDPRMNGVLLEIDENTGKALSIQQIEWTQQGSQLMPLRTCSGPLLKNANPD
- the rny gene encoding ribonuclease Y — translated: MFLASIGLTAEIDFPSIGLAGLLALIVGVTVGHFFTKKKMSGIATQQENLGLVARQKAEEEAQEIRGRADQDANRIRKEAELRVKDEYFQKRDEFNRETEKMRTDLRDLERKLEKKEDNLEQRQTQIQKKERDLEKSQKKLAEKQEVLDKQSNDLEVTLTEQKKLLSQITGMSREDAEKLLMARVEEELSGEIGERIRKHEEGLKSITDQKSREILASAIQRYAAQHTAETTVSTVDIPSDDVKGRIIGREGRNIRTFEKVTGVDVIVDDTPGVVIVSAFDNIRRETARLALAKLIQDGRIHPTRIEEVVLETQQEMEKHINEIGRKAVVDADVGHVHEKLVHLLGRLKFRTSYSQNVLQHSLEVCHLSGMMAAELGLDSKLARRCALLHDIGKAADHEMEGGHPKIGAELAKRYGETNKDVLHAIIGHHDDITVDHIYTVIVAAADAISASRPGARRETLEKYVKRLEQLEAIACGFPGIEQAFAIQAGRELRVVANANQINDADSLRICREIAKSIEEQLDYPGEIKVTVVREQRFIEIAR
- the rplM gene encoding 50S ribosomal protein L13, producing MSTYMANEANTTQAWFVIDATDKVVGRLAVQIATILRGKHKPTYTPHCDTGDFIIVLNVDKIKFTGNKWESKSYQTYSHYAGGLKITSAKEMLAKKPDEILYQAVKRMVPRTKLGRAQMSKLKLYVGSEHPHQAQKPVELKVS
- the rpsI gene encoding 30S ribosomal protein S9, which translates into the protein MAATKDYVGTGRRKSSVARVRIKEGSGKIQVNGRQLDHFFTEEKDRNAVTGPLVLTDLANRVDVTITVNGGGITGQAGAASQGVARALKTMFGPAPTTADEPETESSGIAKKLRDSGYLTRDSRMKERKKYGRKGARKSFQFSKR
- a CDS encoding c-type cytochrome codes for the protein MMRLLTLLLGIVSITSGCGKDSANTPRVPDSYPVRQDYLVVAPPKATATKAYEPGYPPLKSLDLPDSQKDTDQKAFAAELESKNIVKCSSIGLEEKKAFEKGLTALFGTPASPKIEPLTTDVDNAAGDLKLSPNMLAAGGELFRKNCLQCHGLTGNGNGPVGAYLFPMPRDYRQGLFKFLTTEPNPEGTKPSRHDLFNTIWRGLPGSGMTSFSGLRPEEVESLISHVIYLAIRGEVEYQTMKMTIKFGLEAEDIESELKKQTQKIVKIWHDSQKRRIVPAPNPYVTEEQQLAAAAAGAKLFLDGQQGACTTCHVNYGRNALYQYDAWGTMVRPRNLTVATYRVSTAPEAIYARVYGGIQGSGMPSHAHLMPKPGDKDNKIWQLVYFVNAISNPDLRQRLMDEFQVNLD
- the aceE gene encoding pyruvate dehydrogenase (acetyl-transferring), homodimeric type, giving the protein MSSGIIAERNVSVQDKLDVDPLETAEWIDSLEAVVKTQGPDRARFLIEMLIARADRSGTKLTSGITTPYLNTIPTEEEPTFPGDRELERKIKSAIRWNAMAMVNRAYNRKTGVGGHIATFASAATLYEIGFNHFFRGRTDSQLGDIVYFQGHASPGMYSRAFVEGRLSDKQLDNFRQELQPGGGLSSYPHPWLMPDFWQYPTVSMGLGPIMSIYQARYARYLVDRSLCKSSDVKIWAFLGDGECDEPETLGNISLAGREKLDNLIWVINCNLQRLDGPVRGNGKIIQELEGIFRGAGWNVIKVIWGSGWDPILKKDKTGALARRMAEVVDGEYQSYIVKGGAFIREHFFNSPELKRLVEHLTDDQLEDLPRGGHDPVKVYAAYKKAYDHRGQPSVILVKTVKGYEIPGDGGEGKNTTHQKKDLSVSQMKTMRDRFSIPISDDKISDCPYYIPPADSPEIKYLHEQRRKLGGYQPSRNNKFTPITPPKAESFESSHQATGQGKGRSTTLGWVVLMDKLMKDPNVGKLIVPIVPDEGQTFGLPGLYNTFGIYSRVGQLYEPVDAGSLTMYRETKTGQFFQEGINEAGSMANFIAAGTAYSTYGVNTIPFYVYYSMFGFQRVGDLIWAAADSRCRGFLMGGTAGRTTLNGEGLQHEDGHSLIVAMTVPNCRAYDPAWAYETAVIIEDGINRMFVKGEDIFYYLTIYNESYDMPAMPPGVREGILKGLYPFKREAVSGAKAEVQLLGSGVILNGVLKAQQILAEKYHISSTVYSATSYQELRRDAIETERWNRLHPTQSKKKSYVEQVLGSTKGPIIASSDYMRMLPEQIAPYLNNRMLALGTDGFGRSESRKALRRFFEVDAESVVISAMYALAERGEIDRTLVAQAIKDLNFDTERPHPWTV